A genomic segment from Perca flavescens isolate YP-PL-M2 chromosome 13, PFLA_1.0, whole genome shotgun sequence encodes:
- the ppp2cab gene encoding serine/threonine-protein phosphatase 2A catalytic subunit alpha isoform: MDEKPFTKELDQWIEQLNECKQLSEGQVKTLCEKAKEILTKESNVQEVRCPVTVCGDVHGQFHDLMELFKIGGKSPDTNYLFMGDYVDRGYYSVETVSLLVSLKVRYRERITILRGNHESRQITQVYGFYDECLRKYGNANVWKYFTDLFDYLPLTALVDSQIFCLHGGLSPSIDTLDHIRALDRLQEVPHEGPMCDLLWSDPDDRGGWGISPRGAGYTFGQDISETFNHANRLTLVSRAHQLVMEGYNWCHERNVVTIFSAPNYCYRCGNQAAIMELDDTLKYSFLQFDPAPRRGEPHVTRRTPDYFL, from the exons atggacGAAAAGCCGTTTACGAAAGAACTTGATCAGTGGATCGAGCAGCTTAACGAATGCAAGCAGCTGTCGGAGGGACAGGTGAAAACATTGTGTGAAAAG gCAAAGGAGATACTGACCAAGGAGTCAAACGTTCAGGAGGTGAGATGTCCGGTAACGGTGTGTGGCGACGTGCACGGCCAGTTCCACGACCTCATGGAACTGTTCAAGATCGGAGGGAAATCTCCAGACACAAACTATTTGTTCATGGGAGACTACGTTGACAGAGGGTACTACTCCGTAGAAACCGTTTCTTTACTAGTATCACTTAAG GTACGCTACCGGGAGCGCATCACAATCCTCAGAGGGAACCACGAGAGCAGACAGATCACACAAGTTTACGGCTTCTATGATGAATGCCTAAGAAAATATGGCAACGCCAACGTTTGGAAGTACTTTACCGACCTGTTTGATTATCTCCCCCTCACTGCCTTGGTAGACTCTCAG ATATTCTGCCTTCATGGAGGCCTGTCACCGTCCATAGATACTTTGGATCACATCAGAGCACTGGACCGTTTGCAGGAAGTGCCACATGAG GGTCCCATGTGTGACCTGCTGTGGTCGGACCCTGACGACCGCGGTGGCTGGGGCATCTCCCCTCGAGGAGCCGGCTACACTTTCGGCCAGGACATCTCTGAGACTTTCAACCACGCCAACCGCCTCACGCTGGTGTCCCGTGCCCACCAGCTGGTTATGGAG GGTTACAACTGGTGCCATGAGAGGAATGTGGTGACAATATTTAGTGCTCCCAACTACTGCTACCGCTGTGGCAACCAGGCAGCTATCATGGAACTAGACGACACCCTCAAATACTCATT TTTGCAGTTTGATCCTGCACCTCGCAGAGGGGAGCCTCATGTCACTCGCCGCACCCCAGATTACTTCCTGTAA